One stretch of Paenibacillus sp. FSL R5-0341 DNA includes these proteins:
- a CDS encoding MarR family transcriptional regulator has protein sequence MIARCLDSISNVEFQHLNLSRGQYLYLYRICENPGIIPNQLAELIKVDRTTAARAISKLESDGFIIKQPAMGNKKNKVLYPTEAGLEAWEFIRKEGVHSDQVTLDGLTEEEIETAIHLLRRMRHNIEVDWKFVKKGGRRPYMDNLE, from the coding sequence ATGATTGCCCGCTGTCTGGATTCCATCAGTAATGTCGAGTTTCAGCATCTGAACCTGTCCCGTGGACAATATCTGTATCTGTATCGAATCTGTGAGAATCCGGGCATTATTCCGAATCAGCTTGCTGAACTGATCAAAGTGGATCGCACGACTGCGGCCAGAGCCATTAGCAAACTCGAATCGGATGGATTCATTATTAAACAGCCAGCAATGGGTAATAAGAAGAATAAAGTGTTGTATCCCACCGAAGCTGGGCTTGAAGCATGGGAATTTATTCGAAAAGAAGGCGTGCATTCAGATCAGGTGACGCTGGATGGTCTGACAGAGGAAGAGATTGAGACAGCCATTCATCTTCTCAGACGGATGCGCCATAACATTGAAGTGGACTGGAAATTTGTCAAAAAGGGTGGACGACGGCCCTATATGGATAACCTCGAATAA
- the rlmN gene encoding 23S rRNA (adenine(2503)-C(2))-methyltransferase RlmN — protein sequence MNKSSIYGLTLEQLRSWLPEHGQKKSRASRIWEWLYQERVHDFPAMSDVRQECLDVLSEHFTMNSLSEHVKQESADGTVKFLLRMQDGNLIETVLMRQKYGLTVCVTTQVGCNIGCSFCASGLIKKSRDLTAGEIVEQIMHVQRHLDAAGQEERVTNVVVMGIGEPFDNFQHMSDFIEVIKDRKGLALAAKRITVSTSGLPDKIKEFADSSLQVNLAISLHAPNNELRTHIMKINRAFPIEQLMDAVDYYLATTNKRIMFEYILLRDVNDQREHAAELAELLSSRRSMVSVNLIPYNPVDEHSQYQRSTEESILGFYDTLKKNNINSTVRMEHGTDIDAACGQLRSKQMKNNAVESEPDRLALG from the coding sequence ATGAACAAATCATCCATATATGGATTAACATTAGAGCAATTACGTTCCTGGCTGCCGGAGCATGGGCAGAAGAAGTCCCGTGCATCCCGGATCTGGGAATGGTTATATCAAGAGCGTGTACACGATTTTCCCGCGATGTCCGATGTCCGTCAGGAATGTCTGGACGTTCTCTCCGAACACTTCACAATGAACTCGCTGAGCGAACATGTGAAGCAGGAGTCAGCAGATGGTACAGTGAAATTTCTGCTTCGGATGCAGGACGGCAACCTGATTGAAACGGTATTAATGCGGCAAAAGTACGGACTTACCGTATGTGTGACCACACAAGTCGGTTGTAATATTGGCTGTAGCTTCTGTGCGAGCGGTCTGATCAAGAAGAGCCGAGACTTGACCGCTGGCGAGATTGTGGAACAGATTATGCATGTGCAGCGACATCTGGATGCAGCGGGTCAAGAAGAGCGGGTAACCAACGTGGTGGTGATGGGGATTGGCGAACCATTCGACAACTTCCAGCACATGAGTGATTTCATCGAAGTCATCAAGGATCGCAAAGGACTGGCGCTGGCGGCGAAACGGATTACTGTATCCACTAGTGGCCTTCCGGACAAGATCAAGGAATTTGCAGACAGCAGTCTGCAGGTTAATCTGGCGATCTCTCTGCATGCACCTAATAATGAACTGCGCACACACATCATGAAGATCAACCGGGCTTTCCCGATCGAGCAATTGATGGATGCCGTGGATTATTATCTGGCTACAACGAACAAACGCATCATGTTTGAGTACATCCTCCTGCGTGATGTTAACGATCAGCGTGAGCATGCCGCGGAGCTGGCTGAACTGTTGTCCAGTCGCAGAAGTATGGTCAGTGTAAACCTGATCCCATACAACCCGGTGGATGAACATAGTCAGTATCAACGGAGTACAGAAGAATCGATTCTGGGCTTCTATGATACGCTCAAAAAGAACAACATCAACTCTACTGTACGTATGGAGCATGGTACCGATATCGACGCTGCCTGCGGACAGTTGCGTAGTAAACAAATGAAGAACAACGCTGTCGAATCCGAGCCAGACCGTCTGGCACTGGGATAA
- a CDS encoding sodium-dependent transporter yields MNFSKPNLDQNNAGTGERFSRAGFILAAIGSSVGLGNMWKFPYITGENGGAAFFLLFIVCLLLIGLPVLLAELAIGRSGRGSAATAFIKAGGHKGWLAAGLLQVLTPFIILSFYVIIAGWTLQYAVTSFSGTLFNNPDYAGQFNSFVGGYMPIVWQLVSVLITGWIVAKGVSNGIEKFNKVLIPAMLVLLIILMIRAVTLPGAGAGVSFFLNPDFSQLTTESALVALGHAFFSLSLGMGILVTYGSYVDKNQSLGAATVAVGAGDLIYALIAGLIIFPTTFSFGIAPDQGPSLIFIALPAAFSAMPLGFLFAGLFFILLAIAALTSAVSLLEVPVKYFMERLSWSRNRAVWVISLAVFIVGLPSVLSLGLLPEWTIGSKSVFDWMDFMASNILLPVGGLLVTIFAGYFWKTAAEASGLRSGWFRVWLFMLRYVAPILVLLVLLHTSGIIHF; encoded by the coding sequence ATGAATTTTAGTAAGCCTAATTTGGATCAAAACAACGCTGGCACAGGTGAGCGATTCTCGCGTGCCGGATTTATCCTGGCAGCCATTGGTAGTTCGGTTGGTCTGGGCAACATGTGGAAATTTCCGTACATTACGGGTGAGAACGGAGGAGCTGCGTTTTTCCTGCTCTTCATCGTGTGTTTACTGCTGATTGGTCTGCCAGTTCTTCTCGCTGAACTTGCGATTGGTCGCAGTGGCAGAGGTAGTGCAGCTACAGCATTTATCAAAGCTGGTGGACATAAGGGTTGGCTCGCAGCCGGATTGCTGCAAGTATTGACGCCGTTTATCATCCTGTCCTTTTATGTCATTATTGCGGGCTGGACATTGCAATATGCAGTGACTTCCTTCAGTGGAACATTGTTTAACAATCCGGATTATGCCGGACAGTTCAACTCCTTTGTAGGTGGCTACATGCCAATCGTGTGGCAACTGGTTTCGGTTCTAATCACAGGCTGGATTGTTGCCAAAGGCGTATCTAACGGAATCGAGAAGTTCAACAAGGTACTGATTCCAGCGATGTTGGTACTGCTGATTATACTCATGATCCGTGCAGTTACATTGCCGGGTGCAGGTGCGGGTGTATCATTTTTCCTGAACCCAGACTTCTCGCAGCTTACAACCGAATCCGCACTGGTTGCGCTCGGACATGCCTTCTTCTCCCTGTCACTCGGGATGGGTATTCTTGTAACCTACGGTTCGTATGTGGATAAAAATCAATCCCTCGGTGCGGCTACCGTTGCCGTCGGTGCGGGTGATCTGATCTATGCGCTCATTGCGGGTCTGATTATCTTCCCAACGACCTTCTCGTTCGGTATTGCACCTGACCAAGGGCCGTCATTGATTTTCATCGCACTTCCGGCTGCCTTCTCGGCCATGCCACTTGGATTCCTGTTTGCGGGATTGTTCTTTATCCTGCTGGCTATCGCAGCATTAACGTCTGCAGTATCCTTGCTGGAAGTTCCCGTGAAATATTTCATGGAACGCTTGTCCTGGAGCCGCAACCGTGCAGTATGGGTGATTTCGCTCGCGGTCTTCATCGTAGGACTCCCTTCGGTATTATCGCTCGGCTTGCTGCCTGAATGGACGATTGGGTCGAAGAGTGTGTTCGACTGGATGGACTTTATGGCGTCCAACATCCTGCTGCCTGTCGGTGGACTGCTTGTGACGATTTTTGCAGGATACTTCTGGAAAACGGCTGCGGAAGCTTCCGGCCTGCGTTCCGGATGGTTCCGGGTGTGGTTGTTCATGCTGCGTTACGTGGCACCAATCCTGGTTCTGCTGGTTCTGCTGCACACATCCGGTATCATTCACTTCTAG
- a CDS encoding diguanylate cyclase — protein sequence MRNKAPTRRMAWGYALLIGLAVMQQLLIYLKVYMDQSYTTGDVIFSIVSLGVLVFGLLLPVGVSVVAGFVYLVSYFVWLVTYADANVLVFSWWLLIPANVAVAAFIKASLLRSARVVERLQDMQDLNPEIDLDTTLGNKDALADTLIKHSNLARRYSQKYGFSIAMFKIEFLPLVMESLGSVRYAQFLLEISNTIQKQIRYEDYKFFVDRGRFVILCPMANVEYLPVLTERIKKAIMDLHMIDKKGNELQTVIRSGALVFQKEQFSKYEDIDAVIAALERNTETDLIGEYI from the coding sequence ATGAGAAATAAAGCACCTACCCGCCGTATGGCATGGGGATATGCCCTTTTAATTGGACTAGCCGTAATGCAGCAACTATTGATTTATCTTAAAGTGTATATGGATCAGAGCTACACTACAGGGGATGTGATTTTTAGTATCGTGTCGCTGGGTGTATTGGTATTTGGTCTTTTGCTGCCTGTTGGCGTATCCGTCGTGGCGGGCTTTGTATACCTGGTCTCCTATTTTGTGTGGCTTGTTACTTACGCTGATGCGAATGTGCTCGTGTTCTCCTGGTGGTTACTCATCCCGGCCAACGTTGCTGTGGCCGCGTTCATCAAGGCAAGCCTGCTGCGCAGTGCACGTGTAGTGGAACGTCTTCAGGATATGCAGGATCTTAACCCCGAAATCGATCTGGATACCACGCTTGGTAATAAGGATGCTCTGGCAGATACGTTAATTAAACACAGTAACCTTGCTCGTCGGTACTCCCAAAAGTATGGATTCAGCATTGCCATGTTCAAGATTGAATTTTTGCCACTGGTGATGGAATCTCTTGGCTCTGTCCGGTATGCACAGTTCCTGCTTGAAATTTCGAATACGATTCAGAAGCAGATTCGATATGAGGATTATAAATTTTTCGTGGATCGCGGGCGATTTGTCATTTTATGTCCGATGGCGAATGTGGAATACCTGCCCGTTCTTACAGAGCGAATCAAAAAAGCGATAATGGATCTTCACATGATTGATAAAAAGGGAAATGAGCTGCAGACGGTGATCAGATCCGGCGCTCTGGTATTCCAGAAAGAGCAATTCAGCAAGTATGAGGATATAGACGCGGTTATTGCTGCCCTTGAACGAAACACAGAGACCGATCTCATCGGTGAATATATATAA
- a CDS encoding MDR family MFS transporter, with translation MRFRLNPKAIVSIVYVLAMFMVAMDATVLNVALRTISEELGVPPAAAGTLNVGYLVSLAVFLPVAGWLGDRWGTKRVFLSALTLFTVSSALCATADHLGTLTFFRILQGAGGGLLTPVGMAMLFRTFPPQERAKVSRMLVLPIALAPALGPIVSGLIVDQLSWRWIFYVNLPVGIPGVIFGMLYLKEHREQGAGRLDLPGWLLSAPGLALTMYALSQGPLRGWTSPLIMGAGFAGVLLLTLLVVVELRAKQPLLDLRLLKHRLFRYTGLVSVCGAAGLLGMLYVFPLMYQNVLQASALETGLTTFPEAIGLMIASQLVPWTYPRLGPRKLISMGLICTAVIFITLSQITVDTNPWFIRSLLFGVGIFLGQTVGAVQIAAFAQIPPASMGRASTWFTVQNRLGSAIGMALLSAVLAGVGTTSVTATGTMEPNMLAYRLALLGAAAFLLIGLWFALKIRDADAAATIRKTPAGGLFGKLKRSSTVGSESVVKQEG, from the coding sequence ATGAGGTTTCGTCTGAATCCAAAGGCAATTGTGAGCATTGTGTATGTTCTGGCGATGTTTATGGTTGCCATGGATGCAACGGTCTTAAACGTAGCGCTACGAACCATTAGTGAAGAACTGGGGGTTCCTCCGGCTGCTGCGGGTACCTTGAATGTGGGGTATTTGGTGAGTTTGGCTGTATTTCTGCCTGTCGCCGGATGGCTTGGTGATCGATGGGGCACGAAACGGGTTTTCCTGTCGGCGCTGACACTGTTTACAGTGTCCTCTGCACTTTGTGCAACGGCTGATCATCTAGGCACATTGACATTTTTCCGTATTTTGCAGGGGGCAGGGGGTGGTCTGCTTACACCTGTAGGGATGGCGATGCTGTTTCGGACCTTTCCTCCGCAGGAACGGGCCAAGGTATCTCGCATGTTGGTGCTGCCCATCGCCCTTGCTCCGGCTCTCGGGCCAATTGTGAGCGGATTGATTGTGGATCAGCTGTCGTGGCGCTGGATTTTCTATGTGAATCTGCCCGTCGGTATTCCAGGCGTGATCTTCGGCATGCTGTATCTGAAGGAGCACAGAGAACAGGGAGCAGGTCGACTGGATCTGCCAGGTTGGCTATTATCTGCCCCAGGACTCGCACTGACGATGTATGCGCTCAGTCAGGGACCGCTGCGGGGATGGACGTCACCACTTATTATGGGAGCGGGCTTTGCAGGCGTTCTGCTTCTGACGTTGCTCGTCGTGGTGGAGCTGCGCGCGAAGCAGCCGTTGCTTGATCTGCGTTTGCTGAAGCACCGCCTGTTCCGCTATACAGGCTTGGTATCCGTATGTGGAGCAGCAGGGCTGTTGGGTATGCTGTATGTGTTTCCGTTAATGTACCAAAATGTACTACAGGCCTCTGCGCTGGAAACCGGGCTAACGACATTCCCGGAAGCGATAGGACTGATGATCGCCTCTCAGCTTGTCCCGTGGACTTATCCGCGGCTGGGCCCGCGGAAGCTGATATCGATGGGCTTGATCTGTACGGCAGTTATCTTCATTACGCTTAGTCAGATCACAGTGGATACGAATCCATGGTTCATCCGTTCATTATTATTCGGCGTAGGAATTTTCCTGGGGCAGACGGTAGGAGCAGTGCAGATTGCTGCCTTCGCCCAGATTCCGCCTGCATCCATGGGACGAGCTTCCACCTGGTTCACGGTGCAAAATCGTCTGGGATCAGCCATCGGCATGGCTTTACTCTCTGCTGTGTTGGCAGGTGTGGGTACAACATCGGTGACTGCGACAGGCACGATGGAGCCGAATATGCTGGCGTACCGTTTGGCTTTGCTGGGGGCAGCTGCATTTTTGCTCATCGGGCTGTGGTTTGCCCTGAAAATCCGTGATGCGGACGCAGCAGCCACGATACGGAAGACCCCGGCTGGAGGATTGTTTGGGAAGTTGAAACGTTCGTCTACGGTGGGTTCAGAATCGGTGGTAAAGCAAGAAGGATAG
- a CDS encoding MbtH family protein encodes MSNPFEYEDSNYLVLMNDEGQYSLWPASIPVPAGWTQMLGKAKRRVCLDYIAEQWTDLKPLSLCDETGMPGMIHEVGR; translated from the coding sequence ATGAGCAACCCTTTTGAATATGAAGACAGCAATTATCTGGTGTTAATGAATGATGAAGGACAGTATTCGCTGTGGCCTGCATCCATTCCGGTACCGGCAGGTTGGACCCAGATGTTGGGGAAGGCCAAACGACGTGTATGTCTGGATTACATTGCGGAGCAGTGGACCGATCTTAAACCGCTAAGTCTCTGTGATGAAACGGGGATGCCGGGCATGATTCATGAGGTTGGCAGATGA
- a CDS encoding 4'-phosphopantetheinyl transferase superfamily protein: MMITIRVLQVPEVLPEAYWNHFLSQVSAERRAQASRFMRQADAYRSVLGEILTRVTLSKLTGLRPAELSFTRNSYGKPSLSQHSDVQFNVSHSGDWIALISGGTDELGVDVEKIAPIDMQIAERFFSPGESQFLAAKPAEMQQETFYRLWTLKESYIKAVGMGLSMPLDSFAILPDEGGGWHCEQAGAHRFHSQRLDDGHLLAACSAGGELPSKPEMVTLEDLYTELV; the protein is encoded by the coding sequence ATGATGATAACTATTCGTGTGCTCCAAGTTCCAGAAGTATTGCCCGAGGCGTACTGGAACCACTTTCTGTCGCAAGTTTCTGCCGAGCGACGTGCTCAGGCTTCACGTTTTATGCGTCAGGCTGACGCGTATCGCTCCGTACTGGGAGAGATATTGACTCGTGTGACTTTGAGCAAGTTAACTGGCCTGAGACCTGCTGAGCTTTCTTTTACCCGTAATTCCTACGGCAAACCTTCACTCAGTCAACATTCGGATGTACAATTCAACGTCTCCCATTCTGGCGATTGGATTGCTCTGATCTCTGGCGGTACAGATGAACTCGGCGTGGATGTTGAAAAAATAGCACCCATCGACATGCAGATTGCAGAGCGTTTCTTCTCTCCAGGGGAAAGCCAGTTCCTGGCTGCAAAGCCCGCCGAGATGCAGCAGGAAACCTTCTACCGTCTATGGACGCTGAAGGAAAGCTATATCAAGGCAGTCGGTATGGGCCTGTCCATGCCACTGGACTCCTTCGCCATCCTTCCCGATGAGGGAGGAGGTTGGCATTGCGAGCAGGCTGGGGCACATCGTTTTCACAGTCAGCGACTGGATGATGGACATTTGCTTGCGGCATGTTCAGCTGGGGGAGAGCTTCCGAGCAAGCCGGAAATGGTAACCTTGGAGGATCTGTATACGGAGTTGGTGTAG
- a CDS encoding GNAT family N-acetyltransferase → MNTTIVEVNNQELLDACFAIRTAIFVEEQGVPATDEFDAYDTLDAEARHILLYVDGVPAASSRLRVVEQVAKLERICVMLDYRKHGLGRVLIDKLEQMALAQGLEKAKLHAQVQASGFYERLGYAPASDVFMEDGIPHLLMTKKLK, encoded by the coding sequence ATGAATACAACGATTGTTGAAGTTAATAACCAGGAATTGCTCGATGCCTGCTTCGCGATTCGCACAGCTATTTTCGTTGAGGAACAAGGCGTTCCTGCTACGGATGAATTCGACGCTTATGATACATTAGACGCTGAAGCACGCCACATTCTGCTCTACGTGGACGGTGTACCTGCTGCTTCCTCCAGGCTGCGCGTGGTGGAACAGGTCGCCAAATTGGAACGAATCTGTGTCATGCTCGATTACCGCAAACATGGCCTGGGCCGTGTGCTGATCGACAAGCTGGAGCAGATGGCTCTCGCTCAGGGGCTTGAGAAGGCCAAGCTGCACGCACAAGTGCAAGCTTCCGGGTTCTACGAGCGCCTCGGATATGCGCCTGCATCTGACGTATTTATGGAAGACGGCATTCCCCATCTGCTGATGACCAAAAAACTAAAATAA
- a CDS encoding glycosyl hydrolase family 8, with translation MKIIFRKKRTWLVLMLIIITAASVMLLRERFLMNEVSPTVSFIEKNMTNPNGTLATYLQDAASEEADIVAGREALSESLGLWMEYAAASDDQAMFEQSYEQLTTYFLMPPDPYIAWKLDAKGESHVTTNALGDDLRIIGALLQAADQWEQGREAKLATAAAISRALTQSAQKQGYLVDFHDFAGGHSTDTLSLVYVDLPALQAMEKHQMVEPGTYARYEALLKKMPDDGLFYPKTFDVVRKDYTYDDTVNLIDQLIVANHLTVTDRKPDKLISFLKKEFNTRHQLPGQYKRESRTPAVSYESSSVYGLAILLAVRSGDPKWAKQLYNHMITLRGQDSRYPGGYVFDGNTHLFDNLFPLLGETNLQKNIKK, from the coding sequence GTGAAGATCATATTTCGAAAAAAACGAACGTGGCTGGTCCTAATGCTGATCATTATTACCGCAGCCAGCGTGATGTTGTTAAGGGAGCGTTTCCTAATGAACGAAGTATCCCCAACGGTATCTTTTATCGAAAAGAATATGACCAACCCTAACGGGACACTGGCTACCTACTTACAGGATGCAGCTTCGGAGGAAGCAGATATCGTTGCGGGTAGAGAGGCACTGTCGGAGTCACTCGGTCTGTGGATGGAGTATGCCGCAGCGAGCGATGATCAGGCTATGTTTGAGCAGAGCTACGAGCAACTGACGACTTATTTTCTCATGCCCCCAGACCCGTATATCGCCTGGAAGCTGGATGCCAAGGGTGAATCCCATGTGACGACCAATGCACTTGGCGATGATCTTCGTATTATAGGCGCCTTATTGCAGGCAGCAGATCAGTGGGAGCAAGGGAGAGAGGCAAAGTTGGCGACAGCAGCAGCCATTTCCCGAGCCTTAACACAGTCGGCTCAAAAGCAAGGATATTTAGTGGATTTTCACGATTTTGCAGGCGGACATTCAACGGACACGCTAAGCCTGGTCTATGTAGATCTGCCTGCACTTCAAGCGATGGAAAAACATCAAATGGTGGAACCAGGAACCTATGCGAGGTACGAAGCGCTGCTGAAGAAGATGCCCGACGATGGATTGTTCTATCCGAAGACCTTCGATGTGGTCCGTAAAGATTATACGTATGATGATACCGTGAATCTGATCGACCAGTTGATCGTGGCGAATCATCTAACGGTGACCGACCGCAAACCGGACAAGCTCATTTCTTTTTTGAAAAAGGAGTTCAACACCCGGCATCAGCTGCCTGGACAGTATAAGCGAGAATCACGCACACCTGCCGTATCTTATGAATCTTCATCGGTATATGGCCTCGCCATCTTACTCGCTGTGCGTTCAGGTGATCCAAAATGGGCCAAACAGCTGTATAACCATATGATCACGTTGCGAGGCCAGGACTCTCGTTATCCAGGTGGATATGTATTTGACGGCAACACACATCTGTTCGATAATCTTTTTCCTTTGTTGGGAGAAACGAATTTACAGAAAAACATTAAAAAGTAA
- a CDS encoding arylamine N-acetyltransferase: MNELLNPSEIQAYLKRIGIDDIKKPTLEFLVELQRAHVHYLSWQTVDIFAGRPAGIGLQESIQLILQGRSGYCFHLNGAFSVLLRSLGYTVNWHSGGVQPHGEQPRVNSFHLGLSILLPDADPTVERWIVDVGLGGMPFKPLPLRYGTYGSAPFTYQLMPSPVAAGGWRLEYEPNGPSEGVDYAPEAITSLEEFIPKHEFYSRAVESPWHNVFLLRQRDENRSHELRGCMLRTHDIEGIRKTEIQSYHEWRDVLTEVFHEPLVNYSELECQDMWERVQAAHTEWKRAQEA; this comes from the coding sequence ATGAATGAACTTTTGAATCCATCTGAAATACAGGCCTATCTGAAACGGATCGGCATTGATGATATAAAGAAACCTACACTGGAATTCTTAGTTGAACTCCAACGAGCACATGTGCACTATCTATCCTGGCAAACGGTCGATATTTTTGCAGGTCGTCCTGCGGGAATCGGTCTTCAAGAGTCGATCCAACTTATATTACAGGGCCGCAGCGGCTACTGCTTTCATCTAAATGGTGCATTTAGTGTTCTTCTCCGCTCTCTCGGTTACACAGTTAACTGGCATAGCGGCGGAGTGCAGCCCCATGGAGAACAACCACGGGTGAACTCGTTCCACCTCGGTCTGTCTATCCTTTTACCGGATGCTGACCCGACAGTTGAGCGCTGGATTGTGGATGTAGGCCTAGGCGGAATGCCCTTCAAACCTCTGCCACTTCGTTATGGAACCTATGGTTCAGCACCATTTACGTATCAATTGATGCCATCACCTGTTGCTGCTGGGGGATGGCGGCTTGAATACGAGCCGAATGGGCCAAGTGAAGGTGTGGACTATGCTCCTGAAGCAATCACCAGTCTGGAAGAGTTCATTCCAAAGCATGAATTCTACAGTCGGGCGGTCGAATCACCTTGGCATAACGTATTTTTGCTTCGTCAGCGGGATGAGAATCGCAGTCATGAATTACGTGGATGCATGCTCCGAACACATGATATCGAAGGAATCCGAAAAACAGAGATCCAATCCTACCACGAATGGCGTGACGTATTAACTGAAGTATTCCATGAACCGTTGGTGAATTACAGTGAACTGGAATGTCAAGACATGTGGGAGCGAGTACAGGCTGCTCATACGGAATGGAAACGAGCACAAGAAGCATGA
- the greA gene encoding transcription elongation factor GreA: MANEEVILTQEGLEKLEDELRELKTVKRKELAERLKLAISYGDLKENSEYHSAKDDQAFMETRILIVEKMLKNAKVITSENMDATKVGVGSTVLLNDIEFAEKIEYKLVGPAEADVADNKISYESPLGKELMGKEVGSVIHVNAPMGVIKYELLQIKV, from the coding sequence ATGGCTAATGAAGAAGTGATTTTGACACAGGAAGGCTTGGAAAAGCTGGAGGACGAACTGAGGGAATTGAAGACAGTGAAGCGTAAGGAACTGGCTGAGCGTCTGAAACTCGCGATCAGTTACGGTGACCTGAAGGAAAATAGTGAGTATCATTCAGCCAAAGATGATCAGGCCTTTATGGAGACCCGGATTCTGATCGTGGAGAAGATGCTGAAAAACGCCAAAGTCATCACATCCGAGAACATGGATGCTACCAAAGTGGGTGTAGGTTCCACTGTATTGCTCAATGATATCGAATTCGCTGAGAAGATTGAATATAAATTGGTTGGTCCTGCCGAGGCCGATGTTGCGGATAATAAAATTTCGTACGAGAGCCCGCTGGGCAAGGAATTGATGGGCAAAGAAGTAGGCAGCGTCATTCATGTAAATGCTCCGATGGGCGTTATCAAATATGAGTTGCTTCAAATTAAAGTGTAA